In Candidatus Effluviviaceae Genus I sp., a single window of DNA contains:
- a CDS encoding FAD-binding protein: MYTPELRELIKRVEATRQARLHQEVPRLSPQEKKELLEAFHPDYRAEIFRELAVGPSKGQRTPKEYADVVEAWSGIDPVALDIAKVDYDVDVLIIGGGGAGAAAALVAQEQGANVLMVTKLRLGDSNTVMAQGGIQGADKENDSPAIHYLDVMGGGGYENDPELVAALVGDGPLVIDWLERLGVMFDKAPDGTMTTEHGGGTSRKRMHAARDYTGGEIMKTLKDEVLNRRVPVVEFTAAYELLTDGDAVTGAILYNMETEEYSVARAKTTILATGGGGRLHIMGFPTSNHYGATADGVVLGYRAGVPLVFMDTIQYHPTGAAYPEQILGQLVTEKVRSIGAQVVNAEGNRFVNEMETRDAEAAAFIRECAERKKGVVTPSGQPAVWLDTPVIDMLHGGGTTKKRLPAMYRQYFRFGIDLCKEPILTYPTQHYQNGGLKIDVTCETPVRNLYAAGEVAGGMHGRNRLMGNSLLDVVVFGRRAGDAAAKRAASIKKHPKLTLEHLKRFHAELEGKGVPKERTSPMLLPEYRRPEHTQRKVAILG; this comes from the coding sequence GTGTACACCCCCGAACTGCGCGAACTGATCAAGCGCGTCGAGGCGACGCGCCAGGCGAGGCTCCACCAGGAGGTTCCCCGCCTCTCGCCGCAGGAGAAGAAGGAGCTCCTTGAGGCCTTCCACCCCGACTACCGCGCGGAGATCTTCCGCGAGCTTGCGGTCGGGCCGTCGAAGGGCCAGAGGACGCCGAAGGAGTACGCCGATGTCGTCGAGGCGTGGAGCGGGATCGACCCCGTCGCGCTCGACATCGCGAAGGTGGACTACGACGTGGACGTGCTCATCATCGGAGGCGGTGGGGCAGGGGCCGCGGCGGCGCTCGTGGCACAGGAGCAGGGCGCGAACGTGCTCATGGTCACCAAGCTCCGGCTCGGCGACTCCAACACCGTCATGGCGCAGGGCGGCATCCAGGGCGCCGACAAGGAGAACGACTCCCCCGCGATCCACTACCTCGACGTCATGGGCGGAGGTGGGTACGAGAACGACCCCGAACTCGTGGCCGCGCTCGTCGGCGACGGGCCGCTCGTGATCGACTGGCTCGAGCGCCTGGGAGTCATGTTCGATAAGGCGCCCGACGGCACCATGACGACCGAGCACGGCGGCGGCACGTCGCGCAAGCGGATGCACGCGGCGCGCGACTACACCGGCGGCGAGATCATGAAGACCCTCAAGGACGAGGTGCTGAACCGGCGCGTCCCGGTGGTCGAGTTCACGGCCGCCTACGAGCTCCTCACCGACGGCGACGCCGTGACCGGCGCCATCCTGTACAACATGGAGACCGAGGAGTACTCCGTCGCGCGCGCGAAGACCACGATCCTCGCGACCGGCGGGGGCGGCCGTCTCCACATCATGGGCTTCCCGACCTCGAACCACTACGGCGCGACGGCGGACGGCGTCGTGCTTGGCTACCGCGCGGGTGTTCCCCTCGTCTTCATGGACACCATCCAGTACCACCCGACGGGCGCGGCATACCCCGAGCAGATCCTCGGGCAGCTCGTCACCGAGAAGGTGCGGAGCATCGGGGCGCAGGTCGTCAACGCCGAGGGCAACAGGTTCGTCAACGAAATGGAGACCCGCGACGCCGAGGCCGCGGCGTTCATCCGCGAGTGCGCGGAGCGCAAGAAGGGCGTCGTGACACCCTCGGGGCAGCCCGCGGTCTGGCTCGACACCCCGGTGATCGACATGCTCCACGGCGGCGGAACGACGAAGAAGCGGCTCCCGGCGATGTACAGGCAGTACTTCCGGTTCGGGATCGACCTCTGCAAGGAACCCATTCTCACGTATCCCACGCAGCACTACCAGAACGGCGGTCTCAAGATCGACGTCACCTGCGAGACGCCGGTCAGGAACCTCTACGCGGCCGGCGAGGTCGCGGGCGGGATGCACGGCCGGAACCGTCTGATGGGCAACTCGCTTCTCGACGTCGTCGTCTTCGGGCGGCGCGCCGGCGATGCGGCGGCGAAGCGCGCGGCGTCCATCAAGAAGCACCCGAAGCTCACCCTGGAGCACCTGAAGCGGTTCCACGCGGAGCTCGAGGGCAAGGGCGTACCGAAGGAGCGCACGTCGCCCATGCTCCTTCCGGAGTACAGGCGGCCCGAGCACACCCAGAGGAAGGTAGCGATCCTCGGCTAG
- a CDS encoding 4Fe-4S dicluster domain-containing protein: MAEMVTIYVMGRQYEVPNNLTIMKAMEYAGYRLVRGCGCRGAFCGACGTVYRTKDDYRLKVGLACQELVQDGMYLAEIPFFPGNKATYDIEDLKPNAESVLKLYPEVFRCLACNACTKVCPQDIEVMEYIQAALRGDIAKAADLSFDCVLCGLCASRCPAEIVQYHVALLCRRLYSRCIAPKSPHLEKRMKEVKDGTCARDIEKLKKMDKAQLTDLYNKRDIEKAA, encoded by the coding sequence ATGGCCGAGATGGTCACCATCTACGTGATGGGCAGGCAGTACGAGGTCCCGAACAACCTCACCATCATGAAGGCGATGGAGTACGCGGGGTACAGGCTCGTGCGCGGGTGCGGGTGCCGGGGCGCGTTCTGCGGCGCCTGCGGCACGGTGTACCGGACGAAGGACGACTACCGGCTCAAGGTCGGCCTCGCCTGCCAGGAGCTCGTGCAGGACGGGATGTACCTCGCGGAGATCCCGTTCTTCCCGGGCAACAAGGCGACCTACGACATCGAGGACCTCAAGCCGAACGCCGAGTCCGTCCTCAAGCTCTACCCCGAGGTGTTCCGCTGCCTCGCGTGCAACGCGTGCACGAAGGTCTGCCCGCAGGACATCGAGGTGATGGAGTACATTCAGGCCGCGCTGCGCGGCGACATCGCGAAGGCCGCTGACCTCTCGTTCGACTGCGTGCTGTGCGGGCTCTGCGCGTCGCGCTGCCCGGCGGAGATCGTGCAGTACCACGTTGCGCTCCTCTGCCGGCGGCTCTACTCCCGCTGCATCGCTCCGAAATCGCCGCACCTCGAGAAGCGGATGAAGGAAGTGAAGGACGGCACCTGCGCCAGGGACATCGAGAAGCTCAAGAAGATGGACAAGGCCCAGCTCACGGACCTCTACAACAAGCGCGACATCGAGAAGGCCGCCTAG